From the genome of Thermococcus celericrescens:
TAAAGAGTAAATCCACTAGAGGATTAAGCACGTCAGAATTGCACGCACTCTTTCTGTCAACGCTGAAACTTTGCTGGGCAAAGTTTCATCAAAGTTCGTGATTCCTCACAAAAAGCCAACTGAGAAAAGGTTTGCAATCTCAACAGGCATTTTCAAGCAGGAATTCACGATTCAAAGCCCCTCAAAAACGCGGGTTTAAACGCTTAAAGCGCTCATCTGGAGCGCGAAAATGAACAAACCCCTTAAATTAGAGCACTCCGATTATGAATTCCAAACCCAAAAACTACAACTCAAAAAGGCAAACCTTCTCAAAGGAGCACCTCAAAAAAGGAATCACCAACTTTTGATCAAACTTTTGCCCTGCAAAAGTTTGTTGTGGAGCCGGGAGGGGGATTTGAACCCCCGTAAAGCGGATCTGCAGTCCACCGCCTCGCCTCTAGGCTATCCCGGCATTCGACCCGGAGAAAGATTTTGGCGCCGCGGAGGGGATTTGAACCCCTGTGGCCAACGGCCACCGGCTTAGCAGGCCGGCGCCCTACCAGGCTAGGCTACCGCGGCACTCCCGTGCCCAGGTTATATGAGCAGGGGAGGGTTTTTAAGTTTTTTGGCTTCCGGCGGGTTTATAAAAGACTCCCTCAGAGTTCATGGAGGTGGTGAGAGATGATCAAGGTCAAGGTCCTGGGAAGGGGAATCGAGACGGAGGTCGAGTGGGAGAAGGGCATGAAGGTGGCCGACGTTCTCCGTGAGGTCGGCTTCAACACCGAGAGCGCCATAGCAAAGCTCAACGGAAGGGTCGCACTTGAAGATGAGAACGTGAAGGATGGTGACTACGTTGAGGTTATCCCGGTAGTTTCCGGCGGCTGATCTCTCTTTTTAATGACCGGCCAGAAGGGAAAAGGAAAGAGGTACCAAGAATTCACTCCGCAAGCCTCTTTCTCATGAAGGCCTCGAAGTTGTTCATGGCCTCTTCGAGTATCTCAACCGGCGGCAGGAAGACTATCCTGAAGTGCCACTCGCCGGCGTAGCCAAAGCCAGAGCCGTGGACAAAGAGCACGTGCGCCTCATGGAGAGCATCAAGCACGAAGTCCTTGTCGTTCTTCCACTTGGAGCGCTCCTCTATCCTCGGGAAGATGT
Proteins encoded in this window:
- a CDS encoding MoaD/ThiS family protein, which codes for MIKVKVLGRGIETEVEWEKGMKVADVLREVGFNTESAIAKLNGRVALEDENVKDGDYVEVIPVVSGG